The Lichenihabitans psoromatis genome contains a region encoding:
- a CDS encoding cobyric acid synthase gives MTARALMVQGTGSDVGKSLMVAGLCRAFTLRGLRVLPFKPQNMSNNAAVTADGGEIGRAQALQARACRVPPTVHMNPVLLKPQSEIGSQVVVQGRAIGNAKAREYQSWKPRLMSAVQESFALLRQEADLVLVEGAGSAAEVNLRANDIANMGFARAATVPVVLLGDIDRGGVIAQIVGTKAVLDPADAAMVAGFIVNKFRGDPSLFASGMDLIARHTGWAAIGLVPHFSEASRLPAEDAMALSARAAGPRDPQAPVTIAVPTLPRISNFDDLDPLRLEPGVTVVMVRPGDTIPLADLVILPGSKATIADLADLRRFGWDIDILAHSRRGGRVLGLCGGYQMLGRSIADPNGVEGPPSTAVGLGLLDVETVLGGLKTLRRVAGRSVDGGAAFEGYEMHMGRTQGPDCERPMLRFEDGRPDGATSPNGRVSAAYVHGLFADDRQRADWLSRLGAAPSTLNYEADVERVLDALAAHLETHLDLDRLLSLAR, from the coding sequence ATGACGGCGCGCGCCCTGATGGTGCAGGGCACCGGCTCGGATGTCGGGAAAAGCCTGATGGTGGCGGGGCTCTGCCGCGCCTTCACGCTGCGCGGCCTTCGCGTGCTGCCGTTCAAGCCGCAAAACATGTCGAACAATGCGGCCGTGACGGCGGATGGTGGCGAGATCGGGCGGGCGCAAGCGTTGCAGGCGCGGGCCTGCCGCGTTCCGCCGACTGTGCATATGAACCCGGTTCTGTTGAAGCCGCAGAGCGAGATCGGCAGCCAGGTTGTGGTGCAGGGTCGCGCCATCGGCAACGCCAAAGCGCGCGAGTACCAAAGCTGGAAGCCTCGTCTGATGAGCGCCGTTCAGGAAAGCTTCGCCCTGCTGCGGCAGGAGGCGGATCTCGTCCTCGTCGAAGGCGCGGGCAGCGCCGCCGAGGTCAACCTGCGGGCCAACGACATCGCCAATATGGGATTCGCGCGGGCCGCCACCGTGCCGGTGGTCCTGCTCGGAGACATCGACCGGGGCGGCGTGATCGCCCAGATCGTCGGCACCAAGGCAGTGCTGGACCCTGCCGACGCCGCTATGGTGGCGGGTTTTATCGTCAACAAATTTCGCGGCGACCCGAGCCTGTTCGCATCCGGCATGGATCTGATCGCGCGCCACACCGGTTGGGCCGCGATCGGCCTCGTGCCGCATTTTTCCGAGGCCTCGCGCCTTCCGGCCGAAGACGCAATGGCGCTCTCGGCGAGGGCGGCCGGGCCGCGCGATCCGCAAGCCCCCGTTACGATCGCGGTGCCGACATTGCCGCGCATCAGCAACTTCGACGATCTCGATCCGCTGCGGCTCGAACCGGGCGTGACCGTCGTCATGGTGCGGCCGGGGGACACGATCCCGCTCGCCGATCTCGTCATCCTGCCGGGCTCTAAGGCCACGATCGCGGATCTCGCCGATCTACGGCGCTTCGGATGGGACATCGACATTTTGGCTCATTCCCGACGCGGGGGGCGCGTTCTCGGCCTCTGCGGCGGCTACCAGATGCTCGGACGCAGTATCGCCGATCCGAACGGTGTCGAGGGACCGCCGAGCACCGCCGTCGGCCTCGGGCTGCTGGACGTGGAGACCGTCCTTGGCGGCCTGAAGACGTTGCGGCGTGTGGCCGGACGATCGGTCGACGGAGGCGCGGCCTTCGAGGGCTATGAAATGCACATGGGCCGCACGCAAGGCCCGGACTGCGAACGCCCGATGCTGCGCTTCGAGGACGGCCGCCCCGATGGCGCCACCTCGCCGAACGGGCGCGTGTCGGCCGCCTATGTGCATGGCCTCTTCGCCGACGACAGGCAGCGCGCCGATTGGCTGTCGCGGCTTGGCGCTGCTCCGTCGACGCTCAACTACGAGGCCGATGTCGAGCGCGTGCTCGACGCCCTCGCGGCTCACCTCGAAACCCACCTCGATCTCGACCGGCTGCTCAGCCTCGCGCGATGA